A single Acropora palmata chromosome 5, jaAcrPala1.3, whole genome shotgun sequence DNA region contains:
- the LOC141880687 gene encoding tRNA N(3)-cytidine methyltransferase METTL6-like isoform X1: protein MADEGNFRLLSEEEKRKLADNTKVVSDFKQKKLEKESQKNWDLFYKRNATNFFKDRHWTTAEFKELLLGNSSEMWMRGSSKAYQTGEQRVLLEAGCGVGNLFYPLLEEIPNLFVHACDFSPRAVQFLKEHVNFSEDRVNAFHCDLTEDSLKSHLSKCNVDIVTLVFVLSAIHPDKMLAVLQNIIQVLKPGGLLFFRDYGLYDHAMFRFNPTNKLSDNFYVRQDGTRAYYFSKDLVERLFHQAGFQTLDNDYAHRRTVNKKENIDVPRIFVQAKFMKPF, encoded by the exons ATGGCGGACGAAGGTAACTTTCGACTCCTCTCagaagaagagaagagaaaactCGCAGATAACACTAAAGTTGTGTCAGatttcaaacagaaaaaattagaaaaggaATCTCAGAAGAACTGGGACTTATTTTACAAGAGAAATGCAacgaatttttttaaagacaGGCACTGGACTACCGCAGAATTCAAGGAGCTGCTGCTTGGAAATTCTAGTGAG ATGTGGATGAGAGGAAGTTCCAAAGCATATCAG ACAGGTGAGCAAAGAGTTTTACTTGAAGCTGGATGTGGTGTAGGAAATCTTTTTTATCCATTGTTAGAGGAAATTCCGAATCTTTTCGTCCATGCTTGTGATTTCTCGCCAAGGgcagttcaatttttaaag gAGCATGTTAACTTCAGTGAAGATAGAGTGAATGCTTTTCATTGTGATCTAACAGAAGATTCTTTGAAGTCACATTTATCAAAGTGTAATGTTGACATTGTAACTTTAGTCTTTGTACTATCTGCAATACATCCTGATAAAATGCTGGCTGTCCTTCAAAATATTATTCAG GTTCTTAAACCAGGAGGCTTATTGTTTTTCCGTGATTATGGACTGTATGATCATGCAATGTTCAGATTTAATCCCACAAATAAACTAAGTGATAATTTTTATGTACGACAAGATGGGACAAGAGCATATTACTTTTCAAAAG ATCTTGTGGAGAGATTATTCCATCAAGCTGGATTTCAAACACTAGATAATGATTATGCACATAGGAGAACTGTAAACAAGAAGGAGAACATTGATGTTCCAAGAATATTTGTGCAAGCAAAATTTATGAAACCTTTCTAA
- the LOC141880687 gene encoding tRNA N(3)-cytidine methyltransferase METTL6-like isoform X2: MADEGNFRLLSEEEKRKLADNTKVVSDFKQKKLEKESQKNWDLFYKRNATNFFKDRHWTTAEFKELLLGNSSETGEQRVLLEAGCGVGNLFYPLLEEIPNLFVHACDFSPRAVQFLKEHVNFSEDRVNAFHCDLTEDSLKSHLSKCNVDIVTLVFVLSAIHPDKMLAVLQNIIQVLKPGGLLFFRDYGLYDHAMFRFNPTNKLSDNFYVRQDGTRAYYFSKDLVERLFHQAGFQTLDNDYAHRRTVNKKENIDVPRIFVQAKFMKPF; encoded by the exons ATGGCGGACGAAGGTAACTTTCGACTCCTCTCagaagaagagaagagaaaactCGCAGATAACACTAAAGTTGTGTCAGatttcaaacagaaaaaattagaaaaggaATCTCAGAAGAACTGGGACTTATTTTACAAGAGAAATGCAacgaatttttttaaagacaGGCACTGGACTACCGCAGAATTCAAGGAGCTGCTGCTTGGAAATTCTAGTGAG ACAGGTGAGCAAAGAGTTTTACTTGAAGCTGGATGTGGTGTAGGAAATCTTTTTTATCCATTGTTAGAGGAAATTCCGAATCTTTTCGTCCATGCTTGTGATTTCTCGCCAAGGgcagttcaatttttaaag gAGCATGTTAACTTCAGTGAAGATAGAGTGAATGCTTTTCATTGTGATCTAACAGAAGATTCTTTGAAGTCACATTTATCAAAGTGTAATGTTGACATTGTAACTTTAGTCTTTGTACTATCTGCAATACATCCTGATAAAATGCTGGCTGTCCTTCAAAATATTATTCAG GTTCTTAAACCAGGAGGCTTATTGTTTTTCCGTGATTATGGACTGTATGATCATGCAATGTTCAGATTTAATCCCACAAATAAACTAAGTGATAATTTTTATGTACGACAAGATGGGACAAGAGCATATTACTTTTCAAAAG ATCTTGTGGAGAGATTATTCCATCAAGCTGGATTTCAAACACTAGATAATGATTATGCACATAGGAGAACTGTAAACAAGAAGGAGAACATTGATGTTCCAAGAATATTTGTGCAAGCAAAATTTATGAAACCTTTCTAA
- the LOC141880693 gene encoding small ubiquitin-related modifier 1-B-like has product MSEDKKEVKPESEHINLKVMGQDNTEVHFKIKKTTQLRKLKQAYCDRQGVPLNSLRFLFDGQRINDDQTPKDLDMEDDDVIEVYQEQTGGQGILF; this is encoded by the exons atgtcGGAAGACAAGAAG GAAGTGAAGCCTGAATCGGAGCACATCAATTTGAAAGTGATGGGCCAG GACAATACAGAGGTACACTTCAAGATCAAGAAAACCACACAACTAAGAAAACTTAAGCAAGCATACTGTGACCGACAG GGTGTTCCCCTTAATTCACTTCGCTTCCTTTTTGATGGTCAAAGAATAAATGATGACCAGACACCTAAAGAT CTTGACATGGAAGATGATGATGTGATTGAAGTGTATCAAGAGCAAACAGGAGGGCAAGGAATTTTATTCTAG
- the LOC141880685 gene encoding uncharacterized protein LOC141880685 — protein MKRNSFRSVFKRTPSKVCQMVMTTDFPSSGKMEQMQVNSDLTFSGNKSPTSSVGARSEKHFTRVLRSKSSSFLKSDDSTNELEKGDVQTIDRTPFPLSPEPGFVHESSNHKTDASQITHLRQLLLLHLELIQQQQEELQKKDKEINQLKIDKEQLESRMHRLERRMAVKTRRDIKEGYNEVFEETHAAKTATPKSRRLSVEQMVRAKRVPATAPVTMTSHMCEDISFDTHMRTETLYLHGDLNNLCEKSVVQKVENEDQEHVQVPTWQINEIPAATVKTSSSKSLKTSGSFSCHENVECVDDEAFSKRHLKHELEEKRRKRWDLQHIRAMQAHQTLEKKCRDREEARLKGKKSGCKDMSAKCIGSFLPVPEDVMAVEVSDTVPVVAFGYPVPLFHNREFEVPWFSLDKRELIERKGKVKPGRSRGKPRGRTKGYS, from the exons ATGAAACGAAACAGCTTTAGATCCGTGTTCAAGAGGACCCCGAGCAAAGTTTGCCAAATGGTTATGACGACAGATTTCCCTTCTAGTGGAAAAATGGAGCAAATGCAAGTAAACTCCgacctgactttttcaggcaaCAAGTCGCCGACGAGCTCTGTGGGCGCGAGATCTGAAAAGCATTTCACCCGTGTTTTGCGCTCGAAATCGTCATCTTTTTTGAAAAGCGACGACAGCACCAACGAGTTAGAGAAAGGGGATGTTCAAACAATTGACAGGACACCATTCCCGTTATCACCGGAGCCAGGATTCGTTCACGAGAGCTCAAACCATAAAACCGACGCGAGCCAAATCACTCACTTACGTCAGCTTTTGTTGCTGCATTTAGAACTTATTCAGCAGCAACAAgaagaacttcaaaaaaaGGACAAGGAGATAAATCAGCTCAAAATAGACAAAGAACAG CTTGAATCAAGGATGCACCGGCTAGAGAGAAGAATGGCTGTTAAGACAAGGAGAGATATAAAGGAGGGTTATAATGAAGTTTTTGAAGAAACTCATgctgccaaaactgctacccCTAAAAG TCGTCGTCTCTCAGTGGAGCAGATGGTGCGAGCTAAGCGAGTTCCAGCCACTGCACCTGTCACCATGACGTCGCACATGTGTGAAGACATCAGCTTTGACACGCACATGAGAACAGAGACGCTTTATCTTCACGGAGACTTGAATAATCTTTGTGAAAAAAGTGTTGTCCAAAAAGTGGAAAATGAAGACCAGGAACATGTGCAAG TGCCCACTtggcaaataaatgaaataccTGCAGCTACAGTTAAAACATCCAGttcaaaatcattaaaaacatCAGGGTCATTTTCTTGTCATGAAAATGTGGAG TGTGTTGATGATGAGGCATTTTCCAAACGACATTTGAAACATGAACTAGAGGAGAAACGGAGGAAAAG ATGGGATCTGCAGCATATACGTGCAATGCAAGCTCATCAAACCCTTGAAAAGAAATGCAGAGATAGAGAAGAAGCTCgattaaagggaaaaaaaagtggaTGTAAAGATATGTCTGCAAAGTGCATTGGTTCCTTCCTACCAGTACCAGAAGACG tcATGGCTGTAGAGGTTTCAGATACAGTTCCTGTGGTTGCTTTTGGATATCCCGTGCCCCTTTTTCACAACAG GGAATTTGAGGTTCCATGGTTCAGTCTGGATAAAAGAGAACTaattgaaaggaaaggaaaagttAAACCTGGAAGGAGTCGCGGAAAACCTCGTGGCAGAACAAAAGGCTACAGTTAA
- the LOC141881191 gene encoding uncharacterized protein LOC141881191, with the protein MSEIVECIAFVVQKTCWSLGVFAVFVTKRLADLFGLMFNILACLTIIRLPCMCMQLGSMKSMWEWRCMGLVHFLFFLVDIPFILMGLLMIVITCGFILIPFFKDVKKEHITMNELMEPVSGIFCLNLFQIHVLVASYFFRFICDILCIPMAVVCLLSWRCHIFVKKLYRKGYSYRKFGWRKLCVLQFLQILVDIPCILIGILVMVTWRAPFLIKRVKQLRSDENRKWNQERLQVFPEFFYIFVDFVCMALFVITMVTWRAPLLIRKLYRVEKKQFKIRKAVVEQVLLIFVDIPCIACALVVFVTLWRIPNFIRNWENSEWKVRKNCINQLGMLLMDLSCLLLSIFVLVTLWRLYPLIADVRKYWSRPREERSWKIRKSICKNFVFLFMDIPAIFLGLVILVTMVRLPKLLSKLVQTGNFFLEFAITVYIETVKLIIDLFFMLLFVVLMCLRPIQSWVHLLEDEEHKKNRLLKHYLQWVPGIIERRFQMRQEMEGIFSICLKNKQSEGILREHLMGVNEQFLEELEWIRGKVRKYELDEGFSHLINMAKWWEKKRVRKLIRLYRCELNFALRPNVSLHYVNLSKFMKEMITFERQVSKQYREIEKYSLPRVPLWSEECGLSTRTRNETQRVLISCLPSGRLVIIFLILLNLVLVYRGPTLLKNLCCRWYDRKRIVYASCREYLADFSTICTIFLVVIFLYRAPFLITDITRDIFYKHSWKAVRKTAKKYPVFIIEDIVHILSCVFRWETVRFIFTAFLFGLLIPADLFLKIAKSLFANSWAYLFTTIVYLVFMGFPFLFSFYMSGKFEARTLTIVIGVFAITLLVCLVAMVVVLLKNNKADRDRQDDDRNLQLLLIQPRAYDYVRFNWTNIHVIIFEIVEFLQLLAVVFIINDIPMAGATILNTGSQYLLLSFASFHVKLWLTVFLFVIWFFCCGAPVILESVLEHLPNGTCAKHVGWTLFLSLFANTLFVTFVESFLTFVACEPVIVNASANESSTRSGVRAVLYGDKSMECWEGSHKGVAFLGLMGLVWYSTTAILFGTKYGDVDHPKQDLKFSPTYNIFVNFIKALMVGVSVLAMAYPVIVLSVLFLANVVAVVFTLVFKRVFNFNLSNSLVLVIWRAVSFICAALAAASAFVAQKRNDPNSFIPLVIFLGGSGFVIIAAIIVSLLLRNRRTPVEEQRRSFRQQLLALEAKLLQENCMINSWSKNRSQWRRLVKNSYEAHKNDRYVSPSVWCHLEIPPPPFHPGETRNSDPESLEPLLPPPAYRDLFPNIMGPYGVPPPPYSVECDHVAIDVSASTQGRPPQSLVQVPAEEHILITQPLSTLDSSATSRLREEESTSGSTEQSLSVFASNCEEDTLSTSPDDESWKLWDINKMECNGTTLMFFLENHIHYSAFSFSFIDQLSLWRAAVSCCDWTGLLHCLQVLEASLNGEFNRPTQVDISRGNTNIACLELEPDNDTEQPPVYERESRDPEVMRSISDGERLRALNDVTVVAEFGEQWRELLGKLLPTTPVIRKWSWDGCEGNFHIYLRKPIQGVVTEVGPRGIKAAKGAVIALPKHVQGRMSGSHITFDKGFEPTAKKGPISVNVTEVGLMKTEDKMYVTAQGKKLPYDKAVDCLKNVTWK; encoded by the exons ATGTCAGAAATTGTTGAATGCATTGCCTTTGTTGTGCAGAAAACCTGTTGGAGCCTTGGCGTTTTTGCAGTATTTGTGACCAAAAGACTGGCTGACTTGTTTGGCTTGATGTTCAACATTCTTGCATGCCTCACCATTATTAGGCTGCCTTGCATGTGCATGCAGCTTGGCAGTATGAAATCAATGTGGGAGTGGAGATGTATGGGccttgttcattttttgttttttctggtTGATATTCCATTTATTCTAATGGGCCTGTTAATGATCGTCATCACATGTGGCTTTATTCTCATACCATTTTTCAAGGATGTTAAAAAGGAACACATAACCATGAATGAACTGATGGAACCAGTTTCTGGTATATTTTGtcttaatttatttcaaattcatGTGTTGGTTGCATCATATTTTTTCCGTTTTATTTGCGACATCCTCTGCATCCCTATGGCAGTTGTTTGCCTCCTGTCTTGGAGATGCCATATTTTTGTTAAGAAGCTGTACAGAAAGGGTTACTCCTATAGAAAATTTGGATGGAGGAAACTGTGTGTCCTGCAGTTTTTGCAAATCCTGGTTGACATtccctgcattttgattggcatATTAGTGATGGTTACATGGCGAGCTCCATTTCTTATCAAAAGAGTAAAACAGCTAAGGAGTGATGAAAATCGAAAATGGAATCAGGAGAGGCTTCAAGTCTTTCCAGAattcttttacatttttgttgattttgtttgtatGGCTCTATTTGTCATCACCATGGTGACCTGGAGAGCACCTTTACTTATCAGGAAGCTTTATCGTgtagaaaagaaacaattcaaGATAAGAAAAGCAGTTGTGGAACAAGTGTTGCTGATATTTGTTGACATACCTTGCATTGCCTGTGCACTTGTTGTCTTTGTTACGCTGTGGAGAATTCCAAATTTTATTAGAAATTGGGAAAATAGTGAGTGGAAGGTCAGAAAAAACTGCATCAACCAGCTTGGAATGCTTCTCATGGACCTCAGCTGCTTGCTTTTGAGCATCTTTGTTCTTGTAACACTATGGAGGCTTTATCCTCTTATTGCTGACGTCAGGAAGTATTGGTCCAGGCCAAGAGAGGAAAGATCATGGAAAATACGAAAAAGTATTTGCAAgaattttgtgtttctttttatgGACATTCCTGCTATTTTTCTTGGTTTGGTTATTTTAGTAACAATGGTTCGGTTACCGAAACTTCTCTCCAAGCTTGTTCAAACTGGTAACTTCTTCCTGGAGTTTGCTATCACAGTATACATTGAAACTGTAAAATTGATTATTGACctttttttcatgttgttgtttgtgGTTTTGATGTGCCTCAGACCCATTCAAAGCTGGGTGCATCTACTGGAAGACGAGGAGCATAAAAAGAACCGACTTTTGAAGCATTATTTACAGTGGGTTCCTGGTATAATTGAAAGGCGCTTTCAAATGCGACAAGAAATGGAAGGCATCTTTTCTATCTGCCtgaaaaacaagcaaagtgAAGGAATCCTGCGGGAACATCTCATGGGAGTAAATGAACAGTTTCTAGAGGAACTGGAGTGGATTCGTGGTAAAGTCAGAAAATATGAGCTTGATGAAGGTTTTAGTCATTTGATCAACATGGCAAAGTGGTGGGAAAAAAAGCGCGTAAGAAAACTGATTCGACTTTACCGCTGTGAACTGAACTTCGCACTCCGCCCGAATGTGTCCTTGCACTATGTTAATCTTTCTAAATTCATGAAAGAGATGATTACTTTTGAGAGGCAAGTATCGAAGCAGTATCGTGAAATCGAAAAGTACAGTCTCCCTCGAGTTCCACTGTGGAGTGAAGAATGTGGGCTTTCAACTCGTACCCGCAATGAGACACAGAGAGTACTGATCAGTTGCCTTCCGAGTGGTCGCCTTGTAATTATCTTCCTGATACTACTCAACTTGGTTCTGGTTTACCGTGGGCCCACACTCTTGAAGAACCTTTGCTGTAGGTGGTACGATCGCAAGAGAATTGTGTATGCCTCCTGTCGAGAATATCTTgctgatttttcaacaatttgtACGATCTTTCTGGTAGTCATCTTCCTCTACCGCGCCCCATTCTTAATCACCGACATAACCAGGGATATTTTTTATAAACACAGCTGGAAAGCTGTGCGGAAGACAGCCAAGAAGTATCCAGTCTTTATAATTGAAGACATTGTTCATATATTAAGCTGCGTTTTCAGGTGGGAAACTGTACGTTTCATTTTTACTGCATTCCTGTTTGGTCTTCTGATTCCTGCCGATCTGTTCTTAAAAATAGCAAAGTCTTTGTTTGCAAATTCCTGGGCATATCTTTTTACCACTATCGTTTACCTTGTTTTCATGGGCTTCCCATTCCTTTTTTCATTCTATATGAGTGGAAAGTTTGAAGCGAGAACATTGACGATTGTGATTGGTGTCTTTGCGATCACTTTGCTCGTTTGTTTGGTCGCCATGGTTGTTGTTTTGCTAAAGAACAACAAAGCTGATAGAGACAGACAGGATGATGACAGAAACCTACAGCTATTGTTAATTCAACCGAGGGCTTATGATTACGTGCGCTTTAATTGGACGAACATTCATGTGATTATATTTGAAATCGTGGAGTTTCTCCAGTTGCTGGCGGTGGTATTTATTATAAATGACATTCCTATGGCAGGAGCCACAATTTTGAACACTGGCTCCCAATATCTGCTGTTGAGTTTCGCCTCCTTTCATGTGAAGCTTTGGCTGACCGTGTTTCTATTCGTGATTTGGTTTTTCTGTTGTGGTGCTCCTGTAATCCTTGAGAGTGTGCTGGAACATCTACCCAATGGGACATGTGCAAAACACGTGGGATGGACTCTATTTTTGTCGCTATTTGCCAACACCTTGTTCGTGACATTTGTAGAGAGTTTCCTCACCTTTGTGGCGTGCGAGCCTGTTATTGTCAATGCAAGTGCAAATGAGTCGAGTACAAGGAGCGGCGTGCGAGCAGTCCTTTACGGTGACAAGAGTATGGAATGCTGGGAAGGCAGCCATAAGGGTGTAGCTTTCCTAGGTTTGATGGGATTGGTGTGGTACTCAACgacagccattttgtttggtACCAAATATGGCGATGTTGATCACCCAAAACAAGATCTCAAATTTTCGCCAACTTACAACATCTTTGTTAACTTCATAAAGGCACTTATGGTTGGAGTTTCGGTGTTAGCTATGGCGTATCCTGTGATCGTGCTCTCTGTTCTGTTCCTGGCCAATGTCGTGGCTGTAGTTTTTACGCTGGTGTTTAAGAGAGTTTTCAACTTTAATCTCTCGAACTCCTTAGTGCTTGTCATCTGGCGTGCTGTGTCCTTCATCTGTGCTGCTCTCGCAGCGGCCTCTGCGTTTGTAGCTCAGAAAAGAAATGACCCAAACTCCTTTATCCCGCTTGTCATTTTCTTGGGCGGCAGTGGTTTTGTTATCATTGCAGCTATTATTGTATCGCTTCTCTTAAGAAACCGAAGAACTCCTGTGGAAGAACAAAGGAGATCATTTCGTCAACAGCTTCTTGCACTGGAAGCTAAACTTTTGCAAGAAAACTGCATGATCAACTCCTGGAGCAAAAACCGCTCACAATGGAGGAGACTGGTAAAAAACAGTTACGAAGCGCATAAAAATGACCGTTATGTCTCCCCTTCGGTATGGTGTCACCTTGAAATACCACCACCTCCATTTCACCCTGGGGAAACACGCAATTCCGACCCAGAGTCTTTAGAACCCTTACTACCTCCACCTGCATATAGAGATTTGTTTCCTAACATTATGGGGCCTTATGGTGTACCCCCACCACCCTACTCTGTAGAGTGCGACCATGTGGCTATAGATGTCAGTGCTAGCACCCAAGGCCGCCCTCCGCAGTCCCTGGTTCAAGTGCCGGCAGAAGAGCATATCTTGATAACTCAACCCTTATCTACGTTGGACAGCTCGGCTACTAGCAGGCTCAGAGAGGAAGAAAGTACTTCAGGTTCAACAGAACAGAGCCTTTCtgtttttgcttcaaattGCGAAGAGGATACTTTG AGCACCTCACCTGATGATGAGTCGTGGAAGCTGTGGGACATTAACAAAATGGAGTGCAATGGCACAACtctcatgttttttttagaaaaccACATTCATTATTCCGCCTTTTCGTTCTCATTTATTGATCAACTCTCATTGTGGCGCGCTGCTGTCAGTTGCTGTGATTGGACAGGCTTACTCCACTGTCTCCAGGTGCTGGAAGCGAGTCTTAATGGAGAATTTAACCGCCCTACTCAAGTCGATATATCAAGGGGTAATACGAATATCGCGTGTTTGGAACTTGAGCCTGATAATGACACCGAACAACCGCCAGTTTACGAGCGTGAATCACGTGATCCCGAAGTGATGCGATCAATATCCGATGGGGAACGTTTGCGAGCTCTGAACGACGTTACAGTGGTCGCTGAGTTTGGGGAGCAGTGGCGGGAGCTTTTGGGAAAACTATTACCAACAACTCCAgtaattcgaaaatggtcgtGGGATGGTTGCGAGGGAAACTTCCATATTTACCTGCGGAAGCCCATTCAAGGTGTCGTAACAGAAGTGGGGCCCCGAGGAATAAAGGCGGCAAAGGGAGCTGTGATTGCCTTACCTAAGCACGTTCAGGGAAGAATGTCGGGTTCCCATATCACATTTGATAAGGGATTTGAACCAACAGCTAAGAAAGGACCTATTAGCGTAAACGTTACTGAGGTTGGCCTGATGAAAACTGAAGACAAGATGTACGTGACAGCTCAGGGGAAAAAGCTTCCTTATGACAAAGCTGTGGACTGTTTAAAGAATGTTACATGGAAATAA
- the LOC141881209 gene encoding uncharacterized protein LOC141881209 produces MDKLEIVITALLVCLVAVAIYAATSWTLSKKKKCYEEPDHDKEEGHYKYQEDEIDNARKKVATAYAKETMPRITLTPVQPRAVFPRDVISSDEKVSTGEEGEEEEEDSQSDNHPDLGRLYFSLRYDEHRSMLMVRLIRAEDIPVEDQSLSTYVDVYLLPQDLQSETFQPHDATINVTFREVYKFPLSQSDMALQTLNLHICRYDNYSRRTSVGDVFLALAELGAQGIDLTREVFLCRNIISHQEIHRVLGKKKHDSSALVQDHVGKKAEMQQKKAKRKRVARKVSSQKMWEVLRRAVRSGSYKGAYLPIDSAMQWESIFSPGTSSAVGFVAASSSPLKSTESFFVGHGPPDTPCEDTVEDCGASWLGRQEGKIEFPPNLTDESEYEFSAGEQDIEEQRYSSPVKQVQLSPAPEEYYRIVPITPFKGQKESTESSHSWKLPERFTSRDYDLLETLSYAYSPPRVLDSKSRRAVTGAKETPPSKQDLFAFSDAKMGKEATERKDVQKKISGYKKPKNKSKRIVPGKHLKNISPRKEPEGDSAEKRVSFTTIQHSIPKFLAKSSLKRQKRASWQKESDSASEGLTGVRPFTSERLEEELSVHSSPEVECSTRNFRSISSPTEYLTTPMCALKDFSTTTRSQSDPSVDVERFRRMNNSSEIRRTHSMLVFREDELAWEEM; encoded by the exons ATGGACAAGCTAGAGATTGTCATTACAGCACTACTTGTCTGCCTTGTAGCGGTGGCTATTTATGCGGCTACATCCTGGACACTatcaaaaaagaagaagtgtTACGAGGAACCTGACCACGACAAGGAAGAAGGACATTATAAATACCAAGAGGATGAAATAGACAATGCGCGGAAAAAAGTTGCCACAGCTTATGCAAAGGAGACAATGCCAAGAATAACCTTAACCCCAGTGCAACCACGCGCAGTCTTCCCAAGA GACGTCATCTCTTCAGATGAGAAAGTCTCAACTGGTGAGGAaggagaggaagaagaagaagactcGCAAAGTGATAATCATCCTGACCTTGGAAGACTATATTTCTCCCTCCGATACGATGAACACCG GTCAATGCTGATGGTACGACTCATCCGAGCTGAAGATATTCCAGTTGAAGATCAGTCATTGTCGACCTACGTTGATGTTTACCTTCTTCCACAGGACCTTCAGAGTGAGACATTTCAACCTCATGATGCAACGATTAATGTCACTTTCAG AGAAGTCTATAAGTTCCCACTGTCCCAGTCAGATATGGCACTGCAGACGCTGAATCTTCACATTTGTCGCTATGACAACTATTCTCGCCGAACTTCAGTTGGTGATGTGTTTTTGGCCCTGGCCGAGCTTGGTGCGCAAGGAATTGATTTAACTAGAGAAGTGTTTCTTTGTCGAAACATTATCAGCCATCAAGAG ATCCACCGTGTACTTGGCAAAAAAAAGCACGATTCGTCTGCTCTTGTTCAAGACCACGTGGGAAAGAAAGCGGAAATGCAGCAGAAAAAAGCTAAACGCAAGAGG GTGGCAAGGAAGGTCAGTTCTCAGAAAATGTGGGAGGTACTACGCAGAGCCGTGCGATCCGGATCATACAAAGGAGCATATTTACCAATCGACTCTGCGATGCAGTGGGAATCTATCTTTTCCCCAGGGACTTCTAGTGCGGTGGGGTTTGTAGCTGCATCAAGCAGCCCCCTAAAATCGACTGAGTCATTTTTTGTGGGTCACGGCCCTCCTGATACACCTTGTGAAGACACCGTGGAAGACTGTGGTGCATCATGGCTAGGAAGACAAGAGGGGAAGATTGAGTTCCCGCCAAATCTTACGGACGAATCAGAATATGAATTTTCCGCCGGTGAACAAGACATTGAAGAGCAACGGTATTCTTCCCCTGTCAAACAAGTCCAACTATCCCCAGCTCCTGAGGAGTACTATCGAATAGTACCCATAACGCCTTTTAAAGGACAGAAAGAATCAACCGAGAGCTCACATTCCTGGAAACTACCAGAAAGGTTTACGTCACGTGACTATGACTTACTAGAGACCCTTTCCTATGCCTACAGTCCACCGCGTGTGCTTGATTCCAAATCACGTCGTGCAGTTACAGGTGCGAAGGAAACACCACCATCAAAGCAAGATTTGTTTGCCTTCTCAGATGCGAAAATGGGAAAAGAAGCTACTGAACGCAAAGAtgtgcagaaaaaaatttcaggatACAAGAAGCCAAAGAACAAATCTAAAAGAATTGTCCCGGGAAAACACTTGAAGAATATCTCTCCGAGAAAAGAACCTGAGGGTGATTCGGCGGAAAAGAGGGTCAGTTTCACCACAATCCAGCATTCCATTCCAAAATTTCTTGCGAAATCGTCATTGAAAAGGCAAAAGCGAGCATCTTGGCAAAAAGAATCTGATTCAGCTTCCGAAGGTTTAACAGGTGTTAGACCGTTTACTTCGGAAAGGCTTGAGGAAGAGTTGAGTGTTCATTCGTCTCCTGAAGTTGAATGTTCTACAAGGAATTTCCGATCAATATCATCCCCAACAGAGTACCTCACTACTCCAATGTGTGCCTTAAAAGATTTTTCTACAACTACCCGATCACAGTCGGATCCGAGTGTAGATGTCGAACGCTTTCGACGCATGAACAACTCATCGGAAATTCGACGAACTCACTCAATGTTAGTGTTTCGTGAAGATGAACTTGCTTGGGAAGAAATGTGA